In one Colletotrichum destructivum chromosome 2, complete sequence genomic region, the following are encoded:
- a CDS encoding Putative SAC domain, endonuclease/exonuclease/phosphatase, inositol 5-phosphatase, whose amino-acid sequence MDYASSGSWPSQVPAPEKSSRLYIRDYPHRSIALVSSSHALIFRYSSASTGTNGSLTSIASTRSRPNGDGNASKCMVEFTQVTKKTLADYRSLTPRPIFGTLGLISVEGDVFLSVVTHATRVATLRPGETVERIASVAFFCLNSSEWDDVVSLDPLDSEASDANSVYGQNLRGRDVQVEHPCTDLRKLLGNGTFYYSTDFDLTNRLQDRTVNSYTFDIDNFDDSFLWNSYMISPLVQFRSRLLPQEREALDSSRFLTSAIRGFCRTMAIPQTSAPLKTRSTGLPSYLTVVSRLSCRRAGTRFNSRGIDDDGNVANFVETETIYWSPGGTLFSYAQVRGSVPLFWEQTAELIPGKQNITVIRSPEGAQPAFNRHFADLERAYGAVHVVNLLSEGKPGEAQLSQLYHLGVEHCPLSQVGEEESQDHALLRETHYDFHAETKGPGGYEAARQIRRYIENSIDGFAYYLAEESEDGAADNDHHGSNRMVVVLQQEGVFRTNCLDCLDRTNLIQTLISQMATEAFLGHRGEYATSDFWMRHSTLWADNGDALSKIYAGTGALKSSFTRSGKMSLAGAVADMRKSVQRLYHNNFTDAARQTTIDRLLGRLVNQMPVILFDPISDYVSGELAKRSAEFSSVQDITMLVGTFNLNGRTEGVDSDLAPWLAPEELGNVLPEIVAVGFQEIVELSPQQIMNSDPSRKQLWEAAVRRCLNKRAKALGGERYVLLRSGQLVGAALCIFIKASALANIKNVEGSVKKTGLSGMAGNKGAVAIRFDYANTHICFVTAHLAAGFSNYDERNRDYATIHHGLRFQRNRGIDDHDAVVWLGDFNYRIGLGSEIARGLIKKRELETLYENDQLNLQMIAGLAFPFYSEARINFLPTYKFDLGTDEYDTSEKARIPAWTDRILRKGANLRQLAYNSAPLKFSDHRPVYAIFQCNVSIVDEAHRDRISKELYQRRKADLGDVVANLDSEETDDEDLIGYEAIEPGLPPASSDRQKWWLENKQQARVDMKQPKAPDGHAAVLNPGRPPNPFTPTGEPDWVNVPRSRLSSFSSVSTSPYEHVYTPNDLSSSASNRIARKLPPPFDASALSLKVGGLNIKDEKSSRGETPPPPPPPRRQTGASAAVQQPPLIPSNRSQNPTPPRPSSAISQMSQLSSQSKSKPAPPVAKKPAHLATSPILSSNGTSQYKDDPTERPPLPSRASTGFTNLSAGLEKGMQRKPVGAPAKPLKRADTLNIEPGRQSPMAGAVALPGMRAGEVRPKPKIPAKKNAPVDLLDSLDDGGPSDMGSWETLVPSTQR is encoded by the exons ATGGACTACGCCAGCTCCGGATCATGGCCCTCCCAGGTGCCGGCACCAGAAAAGTCTAGCCGACTCTACATTCGCGACTACCCCCACCGATCTATTGctctcgtctcgtcgtcgcaCGCCCTCATCTTCCGATACAGCTCCGCTAGTACCGGCACAAACGGCTCCCTTACCTCAATCGCATCTACCCGATCACGACCAAACGGCGACGGTAACGCGTCGAAATGCATGGTCGAATTCACTCAGGTCACCAAGAAGACGCTGGCCGACTACCGATCTCTGACCCCGCGGCCGATTTTTGGAACATTGGGTCTTATATCCGTCGAAGGCGACGTGTTCCTTTCCGTCGTGACACATGCCACTAGAGTTGCCACCCTTAGGCCGGGGGAAACTGTGGAACGGATCGCGAGTGTTGCTTTCTTCTGTCTCAACAGCAGCGAGTGGGATGATGTCGTTTCTCTGGATCCCTTGGATTCCGAGGCGTCAGACGCCAATTCGGTCTACGGTCAGAACCTCAGAGGGCGGGATGTTCAAGTGGAACACCCGTGTACAGATCTGCGCAAGCTCCTGGGCAACGGCACGTTCTACTACAGTACCGACTTCGATTTGACGAACAGATTGCAGGACAG AACGGTGAACTCGTACACGTTCGACATCGACAATTTCGACGACTCCTTTCTGTGGAACTCGTACATGATCAGCCCGCTGGTTCAGTTCAGATCCCGACTGCTGCCCCAGGAGCGCGAGGCTTTGGACTCATCAAGGTTTCTGACTTCTGCCATCCGTGGCTTTTGTCGAACAATGGCGATTCCCCAAACAAGCGCTCCTTTGAAGACTCGATCGACCGGGTTGCCTTCGTACCTCACAGTTGTATCGCGACTTTCTTGTCGTAGAGCTGGAACGCGTTTCAACTCCAGAGgcattgacgacgacggcaatgTCGCCAACTTCGTAGAGACAGAGACCATCTACTGGAGCCCTGGCGGTACTCTTTTCTCTTACGCTCAAGTCAGAGGCTCAGTTCCGCTCTTCTGGGAGCAGACAGCGGAGCTCATCCCCGGCAAGCAGAACATCACCGTCATCAGATCGCCTGAAGGGGCACAGCCTGCCTTCAACAGGCACTTTGCAGATCTAGAGCGGGCCTATGGCGCTGTACATGTGGTCAACCTGCTGAGTGAGGGCAAGCCTGGCGAAGCACAGCTCAGTCAGCTGTACCATCTGGGGGTGGAGCATTGCCCCCTGAgccaggtcggcgaggaagaatCGCAAGATCACGCGCTGCTGAGAGAAACTCACTACGACTTCCATGCCGAGACAAAAGGCCCAGGAGGATATGAAGCGGCACGTCAAATTCGCAGATACATCGAAAATTCGATAGACGGGTTCGCCTACTACTTGGCTGAAGAGTCCGAGGATGGGGCTGCTGACAACGATCACCATGGTTCCAACCGGATGGTCGTAGTTCTCCAACAAGAAGGTGTATTCCGGACGAACTGTCTCGACTGTTTGGACAGGACGAACTTGATCCAGACTCTCATATCGCAGATGGCCACAGAAGCTTTCCTGGGCCACCGCGGCGAATATGCCACGTCGGACTTTTGGATGAGACACTCGACCCTCTGGGCGGACAATGGGGATGCCCTGTCAAAGATTTACGCCGGAACAGGTGCGCTTAAATCCTCCTTTACACGTTCTGGAAAGATGTCGCTGGCTGGTGCCGTTGCGGATATGCGCAAGTCGGTGCAGCGTCTCTACCACAACAACTTCACGGATGCGGCTCGACAAACAACGATTGACCGCCTTCTTGGGCGCCTTGTCAACCAGATGcccgtcatcctcttcgATCCTATTAGCGACTATGTTTCTggcgagctcgccaagaGGAGTGCCGAATTCTCTTCGGTGCAGGACATCACCAT GTTGGTTGGCACATTCAACCTGAATGGACGCACCGAGGGTGTCGACAGCGACCTTGCTCCATGGCTCGCCCCAGAAGAACTCGGCAACGTCTTACCTGAAATCGTGGCGGTGGGATTCCAGGAGATTGTCGAGTTGAGCCCGCAGCAGATCATGAACAGCGATCCTTCTAGGAAACAGTTATGGGAGGCCGCAGTGAGACGATGCCTCAACAAACGTGCCAAGGCACTCGGCGGCGAAAGATATGTGCTGCTCCGGAGCGGACAGCTTGTTGGCGCTGCGCTGTGCATTTTTATCAAGGCTTCGGCCCTGGCCAACATTAAGAATGTGGAAGGTAGCGTCAAGAAAACTGGGTTGTCGGGGATGGCAGGCAACAAGGGCGCGGTTGCGATACGATTTGATTATGCGAATACCCACATCTGCTTTGTGACGGCCCATTTGGCTGCTGGATTTTCGAATTATGACGAGCGGAACCGGGACTACGCGACAATTCACCACGGGCTCCGTTTCCAACGGAACCGTGGCATCGATGATCATG ATGCTGTTGTGTGGCTGGGAGATTTCAACTACCGAATCGGCCTCGGCTCTGAAATTGCCCGTGGCTTAATCAAGAAGCGAGAACTAGAGACGCTTTACGAAAACGACCAG CTGAACCTACAGATGATTGCGGGTCTTGCGTTCCCATTCTACTCTGAAGCTCGGATCAACTTCTTGCCCACATACAAGTTCGATCTTGGTACGGACGAATATGACACATC TGAAAAGGCACGTATTCCCGCGTGGACCGACCGCATTCTGCGCAAAGGAGCAAACTTGCGCCAACTAGCGTACAACTCAGCCCCGCTCAAGTTCTCGGATCATCGGCCGGTGTATGCGATCTTTCAGTGTAATGTGAGCATCGTTGACGAAGCCCACCGGGATCGAATCAGCAAAGAACTCTACCAACGGAGGAAAGCGGATCTTGGAGATGTAGTTGCCAACCTGGACtcggaggagacggacgacgaggacttgATTGGCTACGAAGCCATCGAGCCAGGACTGCCCCCTGCGAGCTCTGACCGTCAAAAGTGGTGGCTGGAGAACAAACAGCAGGCGAGAGTTGACATGAAGCAACCAAAAGCACCAGACGGACACGCTGCGGTGTTGAACCCCGGAAGGCCACCAAACCCCTTTACACCAACAGGAGAGCCAGATTGGGTCAACGTGCCGAGGTCAAGGCTGTCATCCTTTTCCAGCGTCTCGACATCACCGTACGAGCATGTCTACACCCCAAACGATCTCTCATCATCAGCCTCCAATAGGATTGCGAGAAAGCTGCCGCCACCATTTGATGCGTCGGCCCTGTCATTAAAGGTTGGCGGACTCAACATCAAAGACGAGAAGTCATCTAGGGGGgaaacaccaccaccgccgccaccacctaGAAGGCAGACGGGAGCCAGCGCGGCAGTTCAGCAACCTCCGCTGATTCCCTCGAATCGATCACAAAACCCAACCCCCCCGCGGCCTTCGTCTGCGATTTCGCAGATGTCGCAATTGTCTTCACAATCCAAATCCAAGCCCGCGCCACCCGTTGCGAAGAAGCCAGCTCACCTGGCCACGTCACCGATCCTGAGCAGCAACGGAACAAGTCAGTACAAGGATGACCCGACTGAACGACCGCCACTGCCGtctcgggcgtcgacgggctTTACCAACCTCAGCGCGGGCTTAGAGAAAGGAATGCAGAGAAAGCCGGTCGGTGCACCGGCCAAGCCACTCAAGCGGGCAGATACCCTAAATATCGAACCTGGCAGACAGAGCCCGATGGCCGGGGCAGTCGCATTGCCGGGGATGAGAGCTGGCGAGGTGCGGCCCAAACCCAAGATCCCAGCCAAGAAGAATGCGCCAGTAGATTTACTAGACTCGCTGGATGATGGGGGGCCCAGCGACATGGGAAGCTGGGAGACGTTGGTTCCCAGCACGCAGagatga